The following coding sequences are from one Mytilus trossulus isolate FHL-02 chromosome 8, PNRI_Mtr1.1.1.hap1, whole genome shotgun sequence window:
- the LOC134681476 gene encoding uncharacterized protein LOC134681476, with product MKPPKRQRKPRGMPGQSLNKKKKTQETIPEQSESTDKETAPFQSDLSSISVASGSGSDQPVIDQTPPPSQNPVPRQHIASSGMFNNTTGLSDHNRGYSQGINLEIVHESVTPVYTSSVFDSVGAHIPGKIKEKIWAGEYIDLNILLKSAKDLATDSQLNGDLSVKGGLLTITPQKQSTITNLHVWTSAFIIFMDIVLEKWPNKGQEFLKYMFNVRLASSRGYGSGWAIYDEQYRLRKARCPQSSWAELDMELWVMYVSTPPRFA from the coding sequence ATGAAACCACCAAAACGACAAAGAAAACCTAGGGGGATGCCAGGACAATCactaaataaaaagaagaaaacacaaGAGACCATACCAGAACAATCAGAAAGCACGGACAAGGAGACGGCACCATTCCAGTCTGATCTAAGCAGTATTTCTGTGGCCAGTGGCAGTGGCAGTGACCAACCTGTAATAGACCAGACCCCACCACCAAGTCAAAACCCAGTACCTAGGCAACATATAGCTTCATCCGGTATGTTTAACAATACAACAGGTTTAAGTGATCATAATAGGGGTTATTCACAGGGTATTAATTTAGAAATCGTACATGAAAGTGTAACACCAGTGTACACATCAAGTGTATTTGACTCTGTAGGTGCCCATATACCGGGTAAAATTAAGGAAAAGATTTGGGCCGGagaatatattgatttaaatattttacttaaatctgCAAAAGATTTAGCCACAGACTCCCAGTTAAATGGCGATCTTTCAGTAAAAGGGGGGTTATTAACTATAACTCCACAAAAACAGAGCACCATTACAAATTTGCACGTGTGGACATCTGCATTCATCATCTTTATGGATATAGTCTTAGAAAAATGGCCCAATAAAGGTCAAGAATTCCTGAAATACATGTTTAACGTTCGACTAGCTTCATCTAGAGGGTATGGCTCAGGTTGGGCTATATATGATGAACAATACCGCCTTCGTAAGGCAAGATGTCCACAATCGTCTTGGGCAGAGCTAGACATGGAGTTGTGGGTTATGTACGTCTCTACTCCTCCAAGATTTGCT